The following proteins are encoded in a genomic region of Arachis ipaensis cultivar K30076 chromosome B02, Araip1.1, whole genome shotgun sequence:
- the LOC107625086 gene encoding uncharacterized protein LOC107625086, with the protein MTGKLQLWRCIWQQVAVNRTSLFRTERFLHDGPDNVEELLDRHLVKKEKSLDDDEQELLNRRKLTSTRREALSLYRDILRASRFFMWPDSRGVLWRDVLRDNARKEFEEAKFETDPEIVIKLIVGGREAVQSALDKLANKQREQIDKERGGGG; encoded by the coding sequence ATGACTGGAAAGCTGCAACTATGGCGATGCATATGGCAACAAGTTGCTGTAAATCGCACATCTTTGTTCCGCACGGAGCGATTCTTGCACGATGGGCCTGACAATGTAGAGGAGCTTCTAGATAGGCATCTAGTGAAGAAGGAGAAGTCCCTTGACGACGATGAACAGGAGCTCTTGAATCGGAGGAAACTCACCTCCACCCGCCGGGAAGCCCTCAGCCTCTACAGGGACATCCTCCGCGCCAGCCGGTTTTTCATGTGGCCTGATTCCAGGGGCGTCTTGTGGCGTGACGTGCTCAGAGACAACGCACGAAAGGAGTTTGAAGAGGCAAAATTTGAGACCGATCCGGAAATAGTTATCAAATTGATTGTTGGAGGCCGTGAGGCTGTTCAGTCTGCCCTGGATAAGCTTGCTAATAAGCAAAGGGAGCAGATTGACAAGGAACGCGGCGGCGGTGGTTGA